In Trifolium pratense cultivar HEN17-A07 linkage group LG7, ARS_RC_1.1, whole genome shotgun sequence, a genomic segment contains:
- the LOC123895169 gene encoding cytochrome c oxidase copper chaperone 1-like has protein sequence MATTAATAETAATAATVTTALTAAATTCEVSDAPKKKKICCACPDTKRIRDECIVEHGEDACKKWIEAHRICLRAEGFNV, from the coding sequence ATGGCAACAACAGCAGCAACGGCAGAAACTGCAGCAACAGCAGCAACAGTAACAACCGCATTAACTGCGGCAGCAACAACATGTGAAGTATCGGATGcgccaaagaagaagaaaatttgcTGCGCCTGTCCTGATACGAAGAGGATACGTGATGAATGCATAGTGGAACATGGTGAAGATGCTTGTAAGAAATGGATTGAAGCTCATCGAATTTGTCTCCGTGCTGAGGGATTCAATGTTTGA